The Streptomyces pactum genome contains a region encoding:
- a CDS encoding ferredoxin — protein sequence MRISVDPEQCYGSGDCVHRAPSVFTQVDGLGAVIPGRENAVDTPRVREAVEGCPSAAITITAEH from the coding sequence ATGAGGATCTCCGTCGACCCTGAGCAGTGTTATGGCTCCGGCGACTGCGTCCACCGGGCCCCGTCCGTCTTCACCCAGGTGGACGGCCTGGGTGCCGTGATACCCGGACGCGAGAACGCGGTCGACACGCCCCGGGTGCGCGAGGCGGTCGAGGGATGCCCCTCCGCCGCGATCACCATCACGGCGGAGCACTGA
- a CDS encoding DUF3566 domain-containing protein encodes MSGATGAGSTGTSRGTETDGGRGSAARATDSHTTQLRKIDDDATGSHSASSSKTHGSQGGTVTDTRGQQTQAAASPLPGERQPQQPGGPYHPPQAYQTQGGNASATVRRPRTGARTTPRVRKARLRVAKADPWSVMKVSFLLSIALGICTIVASAVLWMVMDAMGVFSTVGGTISEATGSNESNGFDLQSFLSLPNVLLFTTVIAVIDVVLATALATLGAFIYNLSAGFVGGVELTLAEDE; translated from the coding sequence GTGAGCGGAGCCACGGGCGCCGGATCGACCGGTACCTCCAGGGGTACGGAAACGGACGGCGGCCGTGGCTCCGCCGCGCGTGCGACGGATTCGCACACGACTCAACTGCGCAAGATCGACGACGACGCGACCGGTTCCCACTCGGCGAGCTCGTCCAAGACGCATGGATCCCAGGGGGGAACTGTGACGGACACCCGAGGCCAGCAGACTCAAGCGGCGGCCTCGCCGCTGCCGGGAGAACGGCAGCCCCAGCAGCCCGGCGGGCCGTACCACCCGCCGCAGGCCTACCAGACCCAGGGCGGCAACGCGTCCGCCACGGTGCGCCGCCCGCGTACCGGCGCCCGCACCACTCCCCGCGTGCGCAAGGCACGCCTGCGGGTGGCGAAGGCCGACCCGTGGTCGGTGATGAAGGTCAGCTTCCTGCTCTCCATCGCGCTCGGCATCTGCACGATCGTCGCGTCCGCCGTGCTGTGGATGGTCATGGACGCCATGGGCGTCTTCTCGACGGTCGGCGGCACGATCTCCGAGGCGACCGGCTCCAACGAGTCCAACGGTTTCGACCTGCAGTCCTTCCTGTCGCTGCCCAACGTGCTGCTGTTCACGACGGTCATCGCGGTCATCGACGTCGTCCTCGCGACGGCGCTGGCCACGCTCGGCGCCTTCATCTACAACCTGTCCGCCGGCTTCGTCGGCGGCGTGGAGCTGACGCTCGCCGAGGACGAGTGA